The proteins below are encoded in one region of Virgibacillus dokdonensis:
- a CDS encoding cytidine deaminase, translated as MNIEQKLYQSAIALIKDRYPSGWGGAAAMLTEDGNILTSVSPDVINASTELCIETGAILEAHKRNTKVTHTICVVREDENAEFTILTPCGVCQERLFYWGRDVKAAVTNSHGRIEYKTLGEIQPYHWYKAYEK; from the coding sequence ATGAACATAGAGCAAAAACTGTATCAATCAGCAATTGCGTTAATAAAGGATAGATATCCTTCTGGATGGGGAGGTGCTGCTGCGATGTTAACGGAGGATGGGAATATACTAACCAGTGTTTCCCCAGATGTTATTAACGCTTCAACGGAATTATGTATAGAAACGGGAGCTATCCTCGAAGCACATAAACGTAATACAAAGGTTACCCATACAATTTGTGTGGTAAGGGAAGATGAAAATGCTGAATTTACAATATTAACTCCTTGTGGCGTATGTCAAGAACGTCTTTTTTATTGGGGTAGAGATGTAAAAGCGGCAGTAACAAATTCACATGGAAGAATTGAATATAAAACGTTGGGAGAAATTCAACCGTATCATTGGTATAAAGCCTATGAAAAATAA